In Drosophila yakuba strain Tai18E2 chromosome 2R, Prin_Dyak_Tai18E2_2.1, whole genome shotgun sequence, a single genomic region encodes these proteins:
- the LOC6530238 gene encoding uncharacterized protein LOC6530238 yields the protein MVLRKFLYCWPLKYGVVTVGIAFGLADFIVGSIGWDMVISNKYPNYVVEFFRTMDTQICVAGFATLFWLMMLDHFLLIYAVFYNKLLIIGTWLLINYMVFLFTLVTVLLDGLLILRIIALGYCLIVVKSYYSELTTGVDVDSESSEGAISNDNESNP from the exons ATGGTTTTAAGAAAATTTTTGTACTGCTGGCCTCTGAAATATGGCGTTGTTACAGTGGGCATTGCCTTTGGACTAGCGGACTTCATCGTGGGCAGCATTGGGTGGGATATGGTTATCTCAAACAAATATCCGAACTACGTGGTCGAGTTCTTTAGAACCATGGACACCCAAATCTGCGTGGCCGGATTTGCAACCCTGTTCTGGCTCATGATGCTCGACCACTTTCTTCTGATCTACGCCGTGTTTTAC AACAAACTTCTGATTATCGGAACCTGGCTGTTGATAAACTACATGGTATTTTTGTTCACCCTCGTCACCGTGCTGTTGGATGGCTTGCTGATCCTCAGAATAA TTGCCCTCGGATACTGCTTGATCGTGGTGAAGTCCTATTATAGTGAGTTGACTACGGGTGTGGACGTAGATTCCGAGTCCAGCGAAGGAGCCATTAGTAATGACAACGAATCGAATCCCTAA
- the LOC6530237 gene encoding uncharacterized protein LOC6530237 codes for MSLLRILLIIIILRIVLSIPDTIIAQLSAELKIKSQIYIGFGKESLDFPSSDDNYPKLVIFKNISEEFKNYHDEPVLLIIRLEKDFDWNLATLDVLRSYLTDRQYNDILLIDEDKENTNSYLDICKAYWNAGFSHLLIYNSRNELWSIKPYPYLQIRPTNLREYIKNRNNRNLMGYPMRVLVTNDPPHCFVDEDELPNSPNRYKGSIATMLKIFADQLNATFQANPFPQFQRYSTGECLQMVRNDEVDACGSIFIRTYEYATSQPVRLNRVVIMAPFGNPIEKFYYFFRPFDMYVWIGTGIIVVYIAVMGSLLHRLHFKEWDVGQYLLLAVQTLLNRELSLPQSSRGSKLMLLLLLFGIGFILCNLYVALLSMMLTTKLYQRPIENLADLKAANVSILLQKHNIKPNSVYGSSEELRERFQLVEESLHLEKRNNLDPSYAYVDSEDRMDFYLYQQKFLRRRRMKKLPNPVGYTWAVQVIKQNWVLEKHYNDHVQRLFETGLQNKLVDDVHELAVKAGFLHFFPTQPQAIEPLRLEDIVMAAMVLGGGHALAGICFLVELFA; via the coding sequence ATGTCGTTGCTTAGAATCCTTTTGATAATCATAATCTTGAGGATAGTTTTGTCCATTCCTGACACAATCATTGCACAATTAAGTGCtgaacttaaaataaaaagccaaattTACATCGGCTTTGGAAAGGAATCTCTTGATTTTCCAAGTTCAGATGACAATTACCCGAAATTggtcatttttaaaaatataagtgAAGAGTTTAAGAACTATCACGACGAACCTGTGCTTCTTATAATACGACTTGAAAAGGATTTTGATTGGAATTTGGCCACTTTGGATGTACTAAGATCATATCTCACGGATAGACAATACAATGATATTTTACTGATAGATGAAGATAAAGAAAATACAAACAGCTATTTGGATATATGTAAAGCTTACTGGAATGCAGGCTTTTCACACTTGCTAATCTATAACTCGCGTAACGAACTTTGGTCAATAAAACCCTATCCTTACTTGCAGATAAGGCCTACAAACTTAAGAGAGTATATAAAGAACAGGAATAACCGCAACTTGATGGGTTATCCAATGCGAGTTTTAGTGACCAACGATCCGCCTCATTGCTTTGTGGATGAAGACGAACTACCGAATTCTCCGAATCGTTATAAGGGCAGTATAGCCACCATGTTAAAGATATTTGCCGATCAGCTTAATGCAACTTTTCAAGCGAATCCTTTTCCTCAATTTCAACGCTATTCCACGGGCGAATGTTTGCAGATGGTCAGAAATGATGAAGTCGATGCCTGTGGCAGTATATTCATAAGAACTTACGAGTATGCCACCAGTCAACCAGTTCGCTTAAATCGAGTGGTTATAATGGCGCCATTTGGCAACCCCATCGAGAAGTTCTACTATTTCTTCAGGCCCTTTGACATGTACGTCTGGATCGGTACTGGCATTATCGTGGTCTATATCGCTGTAATGGGTTCCTTGCTCCATCGCCTGCACTTCAAGGAATGGGATGTGGGTCAGTACCTCCTGCTGGCCGTACAAACTCTGCTGAACCGGGAGCTATCTTTGCCGCAGTCTTCGCGTGGCTCCAAATTGATGTTACTGCTCCTGTTATTTGGCATTGGATTTATTCTGTGCAATTTATATGTAGCACTGCTGTCCATGATGCTGACCACAAAACTGTACCAGAGACCCATTGAAAACTTGGCCGACTTGAAGGCGGCCAATGTGAGCATACTACTCCAGAAGCACAATATCAAACCTAATTCGGTTTACGGAAGCTCGGAGGAGTTAAGGGAGAGATTCCAGCTGGTCGAGGAATCCCTACACTTGGAGAAGAGAAATAACTTGGATCCAAGTTACGCATACGTGGACTCGGAAGACAGGATGGATTTCTACCTATACCAACAGAAATTCCTTCGAAGGCGCAGGATGAAGAAGTTGCCCAATCCCGTGGGTTACACCTGGGCCGTTCAGGTCATTAAGCAAAACTGGGTCCTGGAAAAACACTACAATGATCATGTCCAACGCTTGTTTGAGACCGGATTGCAAAATAAACTGGTGGATGATGTCCACGAGTTGGCCGTAAAGGCTGGCTTCCTGCACTTCTTTCCCACCCAACCGCAAGCCATCGAACCACTGCGACTGGAGGACATAGTGATGGCTGCCATGGTCTTGGGCGGCGGACACGCCCTCGCCGGGATCTGTTTCCTGGTCGAGCTGTTCGCCTAA
- the LOC6530239 gene encoding uncharacterized protein LOC6530239 has product MWQTVGVWSSKPPSHQPQDQIQIQIRALRFGATLRSKFTNTSAECSKEFCSGIRGWLTAKGELNLDIQLNRTLRNGLRTTITLLQLIDGKDRYQTLFSYDMDTCKTLRELLQSSLMKVWLRNVFKYGNLAERCPIPPASYNVRNFQLENHSIPGYLPAGFYRLHDTNYYGKPKGRHRRSVATFILDIKFY; this is encoded by the exons ATGTGGCAGACAGTTGGGGTCTGGAGCTCCAAGCCACCAAGCCACCAGCCGCAAGATCAGATCCAGATTCAGATCAGAGCTCTGCGATTCGGAGCAA CTCTGCGCAGCAAGTTTACCAACACCAGTGCAGAGTGCAGCAAAGAGTTCTGCTCCGGCATCAGGGGATGGCTGACCGCCAAAGGTGAGCTGAACCTGGACATCCAGCTGAATCGCACCTTGAGGAATGGATTGAGGACAACAATTACCCTCCTGCAGCTGATCGATGGCAAGGATCGGTACCAGACACTCTTCAGCTACGACATGGACACCTGCAAGACGCTGCGGGAACTGCTGCAGTCCAGTTTGATGAAGGTCTGGCTGAGGAACGTGTTCAAGTACGGGAACCTGGCCGAACGCTGTCCCATTCCGCCA GCCAGCTACAATGTCCGCAACTTTCAGCTGGAGAACCACAGCATTCCGGGGTATTTGCCAGCGGGATTCTACCGCCTCCACGACACAAATTACTACGGAAAGCCCAAGGGCAGGCATCGCCGTTCGGTGGCCACTTTCATACTGGATATAAAGTTctattaa